In Thermodesulfovibrio aggregans, the following proteins share a genomic window:
- the atpD gene encoding F0F1 ATP synthase subunit beta — protein MNVGKVVQVIGTVVDCEFEEKLPEVLNALRIDEPGDPQKGIPEIHLTLEVAMHLGEKRVRTIAMGSTDGLVRGMKVVDTGAPIMVPVGKPVLGRIINVIGEPVDEMGPIQAQEKYPIHIPAPEFTAQSPTTQQFETGVKVFDLLVPFVRGGKMGMFGGAGVGKTVIIMEMIHNIAMKHGGVSVFAGVGERTREGNDLYLEMKHSGVLPQVALVYGQMNEPPGVRARIALTALTVAEYFRDQGQDVLIFIDNIFRYTLAGSEVSALLGRMPSAVGYQPTLSTEMGALQERITTTAKGSITSMQAIYVPADDLTDPAVAAVFAHLDGTVVLSRQIAELGIYPAVDPLDSTSRILDPRIIGEEHYQVARGVQSVLQRYKELQDIIAILGIEELSEDDKLIVARARKLQRFLSQPFHVAETFTGTPGKYVKLEDTIKGFKAILEGKYDDLPEQAFYMVGPIEEVEEKAKKLGYTRQI, from the coding sequence ATGAACGTAGGTAAAGTAGTACAGGTAATTGGAACAGTTGTTGACTGCGAGTTTGAAGAAAAGTTGCCAGAAGTTTTGAATGCATTAAGAATAGATGAGCCTGGTGATCCTCAGAAAGGTATTCCAGAGATTCATCTAACCCTTGAAGTTGCTATGCACCTTGGGGAAAAAAGAGTTAGAACAATTGCCATGGGTTCAACAGATGGACTTGTCAGAGGAATGAAGGTTGTAGATACAGGTGCTCCAATTATGGTACCTGTTGGCAAGCCTGTTCTTGGAAGAATTATAAATGTTATTGGTGAGCCTGTTGATGAAATGGGTCCTATTCAGGCTCAAGAAAAATATCCAATTCATATCCCAGCTCCAGAGTTTACAGCCCAGTCACCAACAACTCAGCAGTTTGAGACAGGTGTTAAAGTTTTTGACCTGCTTGTCCCATTCGTCAGAGGCGGTAAAATGGGAATGTTCGGTGGTGCAGGAGTTGGTAAGACAGTTATCATTATGGAAATGATTCATAACATAGCTATGAAACACGGTGGTGTTTCAGTTTTTGCAGGTGTCGGTGAAAGAACCCGTGAAGGAAATGACCTTTATCTTGAAATGAAACATTCTGGAGTTTTACCGCAGGTTGCTCTTGTTTATGGTCAGATGAATGAGCCTCCTGGAGTTAGAGCAAGAATTGCTTTAACAGCACTTACAGTTGCTGAATACTTCAGAGATCAGGGTCAGGATGTTCTTATATTTATAGATAATATTTTCAGATACACACTTGCAGGTTCAGAGGTTTCCGCACTTCTTGGAAGAATGCCATCAGCAGTTGGATATCAGCCAACACTTTCAACAGAGATGGGTGCACTTCAGGAAAGAATTACCACAACAGCAAAGGGTTCAATTACTTCCATGCAGGCAATTTACGTTCCTGCAGACGACTTAACAGACCCAGCAGTTGCAGCAGTCTTTGCTCACCTAGATGGAACAGTTGTTCTTTCCCGTCAGATTGCAGAGCTTGGAATTTATCCAGCTGTTGACCCACTTGACTCAACAAGCCGAATTCTTGATCCAAGAATAATTGGTGAAGAACATTATCAGGTTGCAAGAGGTGTTCAGTCAGTATTGCAGAGATATAAAGAATTGCAGGATATTATCGCAATTCTCGGTATAGAAGAACTTTCAGAAGATGACAAACTTATAGTTGCAAGAGCAAGAAAACTTCAGAGATTCCTTAGTCAGCCATTCCATGTTGCAGAAACATTCACAGGAACACCTGGAAAATATGTAAAGCTTGAAGACACGATTAAAGGCTTCAAGGCAATTCTTGAAGGTAAATATGATGATCTGCCAGAGCAGGCATTCTACATGGTTGGTCCAATAGAAGAGGTGGAGGAAAAGGCTAAGAAGTTGGGGTATACAAGACAGATATAA
- the atpG gene encoding ATP synthase F1 subunit gamma — translation MPSLRDIRKKIKAIQGTKKITSAMKMVAAAKLRKVQDSMLRYRPYASKMQQVLADLAGAVETRGDLPPLLIRRPIKTVEVLVITSDKGLCGAFNTNILRVAAKEIDRIKKEGLNVSISVVGRKARDYFKRRDIPVKNVWTGISGKLQYTHAQMIAQELINSYVSEAVDEVLVIYNEFKSVISQRVVINRILPIGRISSESSEQPTFIPFTYEPRAPELFAMLLPIYIEIQIYRALLESQAAEEAARMTAMDNATKNCDELIKKTTLIANKVRQASITKELMDIVGGVEALKQSEG, via the coding sequence ATGCCATCACTAAGGGATATTAGGAAAAAAATAAAAGCAATACAAGGAACAAAAAAGATTACCTCTGCCATGAAGATGGTGGCAGCAGCCAAACTCCGCAAAGTTCAGGATAGTATGCTCAGATACAGACCCTATGCTTCAAAAATGCAACAGGTTCTGGCAGATTTGGCTGGTGCAGTTGAAACAAGAGGTGATCTTCCTCCATTACTCATAAGAAGACCAATAAAAACAGTAGAAGTGCTGGTTATTACTTCTGATAAAGGACTTTGTGGAGCTTTTAATACAAATATTTTAAGGGTTGCTGCAAAAGAGATAGACAGGATAAAAAAAGAAGGATTAAATGTTTCAATATCAGTAGTTGGCAGAAAAGCAAGAGACTACTTTAAACGTAGAGATATTCCAGTTAAAAATGTGTGGACAGGTATCTCTGGAAAACTTCAGTACACTCATGCTCAAATGATTGCTCAGGAGCTGATTAACTCCTATGTTAGCGAAGCGGTTGATGAAGTTTTAGTTATATATAATGAGTTTAAATCAGTGATATCTCAACGAGTTGTGATTAATAGAATTCTACCAATCGGTAGAATATCATCTGAATCTTCAGAACAGCCAACATTTATCCCATTTACCTATGAGCCAAGAGCTCCTGAGTTGTTTGCCATGCTTCTTCCTATTTACATAGAAATTCAGATTTATAGAGCTCTATTAGAATCTCAGGCAGCTGAGGAAGCAGCAAGAATGACAGCTATGGATAATGCAACAAAGAACTGTGATGAACTCATCAAGAAAACTACTCTCATAGCAAACAAGGTAAGACAAGCATCAATCACAAAAGAACTTATGGATATTGTTGGTGGCGTTGAAGCTTTAAAACAAAGTGAAGGATAA
- the atpA gene encoding F0F1 ATP synthase subunit alpha translates to MELKMEEISEYLKKQISDFEKKADVSEVGIVTYVGDGVARIYGLDNCMAAEMLEFPNGVVGMALNLEEDNVGAILFGDDRLIKEGDIVKRTGRVMETPVGEELIGRVVNAVGMPIDGKGPINAKNFRKVDVIAPGIIKRQPVKEPLQTGIKAIDAMIPIGRGQRELVIGDRQTGKTAILLDTIINQKGQNCICIYVACGQRRQSVVQVVETLKKYGAMEHTIVVAATASEPAAMQYIAPYVGCAMGEYFRDKGMHALVCYDDLTKQAYAYRQISLILRRPPGREAYPGDVFYLHSRLLERAAKLSDAEGGGSLTALPVIETQAGDVSGYIPTNVISITDGQIYLEPELFYAGVRPAINVGLSVSRVGGAAQIKAMKQVAGMLRLDLAQYRELAAFAQFASDLDKATRALLERGQRMVELLKQDQYVPMPVEDQIMLIFAGTQGHLDDLPVSAIKAFEQGFLSFIRSQKEDLRKEIREKKELDDTLKQKITDAILEFKKTFQP, encoded by the coding sequence ATGGAACTTAAGATGGAAGAAATTAGCGAGTACCTTAAAAAGCAGATTTCTGACTTTGAGAAGAAAGCTGATGTAAGTGAAGTTGGAATTGTTACTTATGTTGGTGACGGTGTTGCAAGAATTTATGGATTGGACAACTGCATGGCTGCTGAGATGCTCGAGTTTCCAAATGGTGTTGTTGGAATGGCTCTCAATCTTGAAGAGGACAACGTAGGTGCAATTCTGTTTGGCGATGACAGGCTAATAAAAGAAGGTGACATTGTTAAGAGAACCGGAAGAGTTATGGAAACTCCAGTTGGAGAAGAGCTAATTGGAAGAGTTGTTAATGCAGTTGGAATGCCAATTGATGGTAAAGGGCCAATTAATGCAAAAAACTTTAGAAAAGTTGATGTCATAGCCCCTGGAATTATTAAAAGACAACCTGTTAAGGAACCTCTTCAGACAGGTATTAAAGCAATAGATGCAATGATTCCAATTGGAAGAGGACAGAGAGAGCTTGTTATTGGTGACCGTCAGACAGGTAAAACAGCAATATTGCTTGATACAATAATTAATCAAAAGGGACAAAATTGTATATGTATATATGTAGCATGTGGACAGAGACGTCAAAGCGTTGTTCAGGTTGTTGAAACCTTGAAAAAATACGGTGCGATGGAGCACACAATTGTTGTTGCGGCTACTGCTTCAGAACCTGCTGCTATGCAGTACATAGCTCCATATGTTGGATGTGCAATGGGTGAATACTTTAGAGATAAAGGAATGCATGCACTTGTATGTTATGATGACCTTACAAAACAGGCATATGCATACAGACAGATTTCATTGATTCTCAGAAGACCACCTGGAAGAGAGGCTTATCCAGGTGACGTATTTTATCTCCATTCAAGACTTCTTGAGAGAGCAGCTAAACTTTCAGATGCAGAAGGTGGAGGTTCACTTACAGCGCTTCCTGTTATTGAAACACAGGCAGGTGACGTTTCAGGATATATTCCAACAAACGTTATTTCCATTACAGATGGTCAGATATATCTTGAACCAGAGCTTTTCTATGCAGGTGTGCGTCCTGCTATTAACGTTGGTCTATCAGTTAGCCGTGTCGGTGGTGCAGCTCAGATCAAGGCAATGAAACAGGTTGCAGGTATGTTAAGACTTGACCTTGCTCAGTACAGAGAGCTTGCAGCATTTGCTCAGTTTGCTTCAGATCTTGATAAGGCAACAAGAGCATTACTGGAAAGAGGTCAGAGAATGGTTGAGCTACTGAAGCAGGATCAGTATGTTCCAATGCCTGTTGAAGATCAGATAATGCTTATATTTGCTGGAACTCAGGGCCATCTTGATGATTTACCTGTTTCTGCTATTAAAGCTTTTGAGCAGGGCTTTTTAAGCTTTATCAGAAGTCAGAAAGAAGATCTGAGAAAAGAAATTAGAGAAAAGAAAGAGCTTGATGATACATTGAAACAGAAGATTACAGATGCGATTTTAGAATTTAAAAAGACTTTTCAGCCTTAA
- the atpH gene encoding ATP synthase F1 subunit delta: MRKVRGAKAKKYAKQFLSLVSLDQVPEIVAKLETMATVMQKEKQFRNMLTSPSFSDEERAGVISYLCEKLSLPEEAKKFLTFLSFEGVLVGLGEIVRYINLLYLEAKKKVKGVVTSAVELPDSIKEKIVEVLKSITGKDVELQYEVDPSLIGGISVKIGSTMYDLSIKGQLGLLRDKLIKG, translated from the coding sequence TTGAGAAAGGTAAGAGGAGCTAAAGCAAAAAAATATGCAAAACAATTTTTAAGCCTGGTAAGTCTTGACCAGGTTCCAGAAATTGTAGCCAAATTAGAAACAATGGCAACGGTTATGCAGAAAGAAAAGCAGTTTAGAAACATGCTTACTTCTCCTTCTTTTAGTGATGAGGAAAGAGCAGGAGTAATTAGCTATCTCTGTGAAAAGCTCTCACTGCCAGAAGAAGCGAAAAAGTTTCTTACCTTCCTCAGCTTTGAAGGAGTTCTTGTAGGATTAGGAGAAATTGTCAGGTACATTAATTTACTTTATTTAGAAGCAAAGAAAAAGGTTAAAGGAGTTGTAACATCTGCAGTAGAACTTCCTGACAGTATTAAAGAAAAGATCGTTGAGGTTTTAAAGTCAATCACTGGAAAAGATGTTGAATTGCAGTATGAGGTTGATCCTTCTTTAATAGGTGGAATTAGTGTTAAGATAGGTAGCACAATGTATGATTTGAGCATAAAAGGCCAGTTAGGTCTTTTAAGAGATAAGCTTATAAAGGGGTGA
- the atpF gene encoding F0F1 ATP synthase subunit B, with product MKAITLLVCIMIMSIASSVFAAEAEHVGGDFKDWAFKIINFAILVFIIVKFLGKPIKNYFAQRKELIEKSIRESQEAKELAQKALQEVEEKLKLKDQEVQEILNTAKKIGEQEKMQIIQESEKMKEKILEQAKTNIEFEVKMAKDALRLEAAELAIQLSEQKLKEKITPEEQEKLLQESIKIIEGRKN from the coding sequence ATGAAAGCCATAACACTTTTAGTATGCATAATGATAATGAGTATTGCATCCTCAGTTTTTGCTGCAGAAGCAGAACATGTAGGTGGTGATTTTAAAGATTGGGCATTTAAGATAATAAATTTTGCCATCTTGGTTTTTATAATTGTAAAATTTTTAGGTAAACCTATAAAAAACTATTTTGCTCAGAGAAAAGAGTTAATTGAAAAAAGCATTCGTGAGTCCCAGGAAGCAAAAGAACTTGCTCAGAAAGCACTTCAAGAAGTAGAGGAAAAGCTTAAGTTAAAAGATCAGGAAGTTCAGGAGATTTTGAATACAGCTAAGAAAATTGGTGAGCAAGAAAAAATGCAGATTATTCAGGAAAGTGAAAAGATGAAGGAGAAAATTCTGGAGCAAGCAAAGACAAATATAGAGTTTGAGGTAAAAATGGCTAAGGATGCTTTAAGGCTTGAAGCTGCAGAGCTTGCAATTCAACTGAGCGAGCAAAAACTAAAAGAGAAGATAACACCTGAAGAGCAGGAAAAGCTTCTTCAGGAATCAATAAAAATAATTGAGGGGCGGAAAAATTGA